From the Pseudarthrobacter sp. MM222 genome, one window contains:
- the pepN gene encoding aminopeptidase N: MNLTRAEARERAELIAVESYEVSLDLTRGDKVFGSTTAVKFTAKPGSSTFIDAVTSAVHSVTLNGQELDPAEVSDGIRIQLPDLAAANELLVVAEAPYMNTGEGLHRFVDPVDNEVYLYTQFEVPDSRRMFAVFEQPDLKASFTFTVTAPSHWDLVSNSPTPPPVETIPGEDGGARSVWEFPPTPPLSSYVTALIAGPYQSVRSEVTSAEGKVTPLGIFARKSLMQYLDADNIFELTRQGFEFFEAQFGCPYPFEKYDQLFVPEFNAGAMENAGAVTILEGYIFRSKVPDAQVERRAITVLHELAHMWFGDLVTMRWWNDLWLNESFAEYMSHLAAVENTTFDSAWTTFASVEKSWAYRQDQLPTTHPIFAEINDLQDVEVNFDGITYAKGASVLRQLVAWVGPEEFMAGVREYFSKHAWQNTELSDLLAELEKASGRDLDEWGRLWLETAGVNTLQPELSVGEDATISSFAILQSATEDQPTIRPHRLAVGFYNLTAAGKLERVHREELDVDGERTEVPALAGLAQPDLILLNDDDLAYAKVRLDPKSLATATAHLKDFSQSLPRTLVWGSAWDAARDGETPARGYVNLILANIAEESDSSVILVQLRQLATTLNFYVAEAHKEATASAAADRLWELASSVPAGSDAQLQFVKSYALHARSAAQLDNVAGVLDGSRALDGLAVDQDLRWELIASLVVGGRAGQEQIDAELARDNTATGQNAAALAKAAIPTPEAKAAAWESIVVKGELSNALQGSAVNGFTRVLDTALLEPYAEKYFEAVPGIVKERTHALAQQIVVGLYPAQLTTQATVDRTDEFLASLPEDSAALRRMMLENRDGVARALRARQADVDA; the protein is encoded by the coding sequence ATGAACCTGACGCGCGCCGAAGCACGCGAACGCGCCGAACTGATCGCCGTCGAGTCCTACGAGGTCAGCCTGGACCTGACCCGCGGTGACAAGGTCTTCGGCTCCACCACCGCCGTGAAGTTCACGGCCAAGCCGGGGTCCTCGACCTTCATCGACGCCGTGACCTCTGCCGTCCACAGCGTGACCCTCAACGGCCAAGAGCTGGATCCGGCCGAAGTCTCGGACGGCATCCGGATCCAGCTGCCGGACCTGGCCGCCGCGAACGAGCTGCTGGTGGTGGCGGAGGCCCCGTACATGAACACCGGCGAGGGGCTGCACCGCTTCGTGGATCCGGTGGACAACGAGGTCTACCTCTACACCCAGTTCGAGGTCCCGGATTCCCGCCGCATGTTTGCCGTCTTCGAGCAGCCCGACCTCAAGGCGAGCTTCACCTTTACCGTCACCGCACCCTCGCACTGGGACCTGGTGTCCAACTCCCCCACGCCGCCGCCGGTCGAGACGATTCCCGGCGAGGACGGCGGCGCACGCTCCGTCTGGGAGTTTCCCCCCACGCCGCCGCTCTCCTCCTACGTCACCGCCCTGATCGCCGGGCCGTACCAGTCCGTCCGCAGCGAGGTCACCTCGGCCGAGGGTAAGGTCACGCCGCTGGGCATTTTTGCCCGCAAATCCCTGATGCAGTACCTGGACGCGGACAACATCTTCGAGCTCACCCGCCAGGGCTTCGAATTCTTCGAGGCGCAGTTCGGCTGCCCCTACCCGTTCGAGAAGTACGACCAGCTCTTCGTGCCCGAGTTCAACGCCGGCGCGATGGAAAACGCCGGGGCCGTCACCATCCTCGAGGGCTACATCTTCCGCAGCAAGGTCCCCGACGCGCAGGTGGAGCGGCGCGCCATCACGGTGCTGCACGAGCTGGCGCACATGTGGTTCGGGGACCTCGTGACGATGCGCTGGTGGAACGACCTCTGGCTGAATGAGTCCTTCGCCGAGTACATGTCCCACCTGGCCGCGGTGGAGAACACGACGTTCGACTCCGCCTGGACCACCTTCGCCTCGGTGGAGAAGTCCTGGGCCTACCGCCAGGACCAGCTGCCCACGACGCACCCGATCTTTGCCGAGATCAACGACCTGCAGGACGTCGAGGTGAATTTCGACGGCATCACCTATGCCAAGGGCGCGTCGGTGCTGCGTCAGCTGGTTGCCTGGGTGGGCCCGGAAGAGTTCATGGCCGGCGTCCGGGAGTACTTCAGCAAGCACGCCTGGCAGAACACCGAGCTGAGCGACCTACTGGCCGAACTCGAGAAGGCCAGCGGCCGTGACCTCGACGAGTGGGGCCGGCTCTGGCTGGAGACCGCCGGCGTGAACACGCTCCAGCCGGAGCTGTCCGTGGGTGAGGACGCCACGATTTCCTCCTTCGCGATCCTGCAGTCCGCCACCGAAGACCAGCCCACCATCCGCCCGCACCGCCTCGCGGTCGGCTTCTATAACCTCACCGCCGCCGGGAAACTCGAGCGAGTCCACCGCGAGGAGCTCGACGTCGACGGCGAACGCACGGAGGTCCCGGCCCTGGCCGGTCTCGCCCAGCCGGACCTGATCCTGCTCAACGATGACGACCTCGCCTACGCCAAGGTCCGGCTGGACCCGAAGTCGCTCGCGACGGCCACGGCGCACCTGAAGGACTTCAGCCAGAGCCTCCCCCGCACCCTGGTCTGGGGCTCGGCCTGGGACGCGGCCCGGGACGGCGAAACCCCGGCCCGCGGCTACGTGAACCTGATCCTCGCCAACATCGCCGAGGAATCCGATTCCTCGGTGATCCTGGTCCAGCTCCGCCAGCTGGCCACCACGCTGAACTTCTACGTGGCCGAGGCCCACAAGGAGGCCACCGCTTCCGCAGCCGCGGACCGGCTCTGGGAGCTCGCCTCCAGCGTCCCCGCGGGCTCCGACGCGCAGCTGCAGTTCGTAAAGTCCTACGCCCTGCACGCCCGCAGCGCAGCACAGCTGGACAACGTCGCCGGGGTGCTGGACGGTTCCCGCGCCCTCGACGGCCTCGCCGTGGACCAGGACCTGCGCTGGGAGTTGATCGCGTCCCTCGTGGTTGGCGGCCGCGCCGGCCAGGAGCAGATCGACGCCGAGCTGGCGCGCGACAACACCGCCACAGGGCAGAACGCCGCGGCGCTGGCCAAGGCAGCCATCCCCACCCCCGAGGCCAAGGCGGCCGCCTGGGAGTCGATCGTGGTCAAGGGCGAGCTGTCCAACGCCCTGCAGGGCTCCGCCGTGAACGGCTTCACCCGGGTGCTGGACACTGCCCTGCTGGAGCCCTACGCGGAGAAGTATTTCGAGGCCGTTCCCGGCATCGTCAAGGAGCGCACCCACGCCCTGGCGCAGCAGATCGTCGTCGGGCTCTACCCGGCGCAGCTGACCACCCAGGCCACCGTCGACCGGACCGACGAGTTCCTCGCCTCCCTGCCGGAGGACAGCGCGGCGCTGCGGCGGATGATGCTGGAGAACCGCGACGGCGTGGCGCGTGCGCTGCGGGCCCGCCAGGCCGACGTCGACGCATGA
- a CDS encoding OsmC family protein — MSLDEHRYALTVRWTGNLGEGTASYRGYSRDHDVEIPGLPVLRGSADPSFHGDRTRYNPEQLLLAALSQCHMLSFLHVAAKHGVVVSAYEDHADGLMRTNRDGSGQFESVTLKPRVTVAAPAPGQLPDAGLLEELHAEANKLCFIARSVNFPVLHEPSVEVRNPGD, encoded by the coding sequence ATGAGCCTCGACGAGCACCGCTACGCCCTGACGGTCCGCTGGACCGGAAACCTTGGCGAGGGGACGGCGTCGTACCGTGGCTATTCCCGGGACCACGACGTCGAGATCCCGGGGCTCCCGGTGCTCCGGGGTTCCGCGGATCCGAGCTTCCATGGGGACCGGACCCGCTACAACCCGGAGCAGTTGCTCCTGGCCGCGCTCTCGCAATGCCACATGTTGTCCTTCCTGCATGTGGCCGCGAAGCACGGCGTGGTGGTGAGTGCCTACGAGGACCACGCCGACGGGCTGATGCGGACCAACCGGGACGGAAGCGGCCAGTTCGAGTCCGTCACGCTCAAGCCCCGGGTGACGGTCGCCGCTCCGGCGCCCGGGCAGTTGCCCGACGCCGGCCTGCTCGAGGAACTGCACGCCGAAGCGAACAAGCTCTGCTTCATAGCCCGCAGCGTCAACTTCCCGGTGCTGCACGAGCCCAGCGTTGAGGTCCGGAACCCCGGGGACTGA
- a CDS encoding NAD-dependent epimerase/dehydratase family protein — MRILVLGGTAFLSAEIARQALEAGHDVTCLARGTAGAPPAGTRWLQVDRSLGKAAYAEAVDSAGWDAVVEVSRDPGQAREALEALAGSARHWTFISSCSVYADHSVPGAAEDAEVLPPLAAGAGLTMDNYGEAKSAIEHVTRELAGHKAHICRAGLIGGPGDSSDRYGYWPARFARNQEPVLVPDIPSDPTQVIDVRDLAAWVLAAAGLGVTGALNAVGEIVPFAAYLEEARELTDGEAEVVAVPGEWLAEHGANCWAGPDSLPLWLPPGQDGFMARSNEAARAAGLQLRPWMDTVRDTLADERGRGLGRERKAGLSPETERRLLREYRAEPG, encoded by the coding sequence ATGCGCATTCTGGTCCTTGGCGGCACAGCCTTCCTGTCCGCGGAAATAGCCCGGCAGGCCCTCGAGGCCGGGCACGATGTCACCTGCCTTGCCCGGGGGACGGCTGGAGCGCCGCCGGCCGGGACGCGGTGGTTGCAGGTTGACCGCTCACTGGGGAAAGCAGCCTATGCGGAGGCAGTGGACAGCGCCGGGTGGGACGCCGTCGTCGAGGTCTCCCGGGACCCCGGGCAGGCGCGCGAGGCCCTTGAGGCCCTCGCCGGGTCCGCCCGGCACTGGACCTTCATCTCCAGTTGCTCCGTCTACGCGGACCACTCGGTTCCCGGCGCAGCGGAGGACGCCGAGGTGCTGCCCCCGCTGGCTGCCGGCGCGGGCCTGACAATGGACAACTACGGCGAAGCCAAGTCCGCCATCGAACACGTGACCCGGGAACTGGCCGGGCACAAGGCCCACATCTGCCGCGCCGGACTGATCGGCGGGCCCGGGGACAGTTCCGACCGCTATGGCTACTGGCCGGCCCGCTTCGCCCGGAACCAGGAACCGGTGCTGGTCCCGGACATCCCGTCGGACCCCACCCAGGTGATAGACGTCCGGGACCTCGCTGCCTGGGTCCTGGCCGCGGCCGGGCTGGGGGTCACCGGCGCGCTGAACGCCGTGGGCGAGATCGTGCCCTTTGCCGCCTACCTCGAAGAAGCCCGGGAACTCACCGACGGGGAAGCGGAAGTGGTGGCCGTCCCGGGCGAATGGCTGGCAGAGCACGGCGCCAATTGCTGGGCCGGACCGGACTCGCTGCCGCTCTGGTTGCCGCCCGGCCAGGATGGATTTATGGCACGGAGCAACGAGGCCGCCCGGGCGGCCGGGCTGCAACTACGCCCGTGGATGGATACCGTACGGGACACCCTGGCGGACGAACGCGGGCGCGGGCTTGGCCGGGAACGCAAAGCCGGGCTCAGCCCGGAGACCGAGCGCCGGCTTCTGCGCGAGTACCGGGCCGAGCCCGGCTGA
- a CDS encoding mechanosensitive ion channel family protein, with protein MYGLSTTTPITPPDISAINLPGVLISIGVGVAVWLVATFVIAGITKRVAAGTTFFKKPHFRWVAPALRALDHERRVQRANTIGSLLNSVISVLVAVITIMYVLKNLNVDIAPLLTSVGILGVAIGFGAQQLIRDFLAGIFITIEDQYGIGDIIETSEVVGEVEAMGLRITRVRAEDGTIWYLRNGEILRVGNRSQGTYVPPAEEPADASEAGAAPQQKAGE; from the coding sequence ATGTACGGCCTCTCTACGACCACCCCCATCACCCCTCCGGATATCTCGGCCATCAACCTGCCCGGAGTCCTCATCAGCATCGGGGTGGGCGTCGCCGTGTGGCTGGTGGCGACGTTCGTGATCGCCGGGATCACCAAACGCGTCGCCGCCGGAACCACCTTCTTCAAGAAGCCGCACTTCCGCTGGGTGGCACCCGCGCTCCGCGCCCTGGACCACGAGCGCCGGGTCCAGCGCGCGAACACCATCGGCTCGCTGCTCAACAGCGTCATCAGCGTCCTGGTAGCGGTCATCACCATCATGTACGTGCTCAAGAACCTGAACGTGGACATCGCGCCGCTGCTGACCAGCGTCGGCATCCTCGGCGTGGCGATCGGCTTCGGTGCCCAGCAACTGATCCGCGACTTCCTGGCCGGCATTTTCATCACCATCGAAGACCAGTACGGCATCGGTGACATCATTGAAACGTCCGAAGTCGTCGGCGAGGTCGAGGCCATGGGGCTGCGCATCACCCGGGTACGCGCCGAGGACGGAACCATCTGGTACCTGCGCAACGGCGAGATCCTGCGCGTCGGCAACCGCTCCCAAGGCACCTACGTCCCTCCCGCCGAGGAACCGGCGGACGCTTCCGAGGCCGGGGCGGCTCCCCAGCAGAAAGCCGGAGAATAA
- a CDS encoding globin produces the protein MTIPIAGEPRQPRQLIQNDPFTQPGYTDNFYDAVGGHETFVKLIDVFYDGVATDPLLRPMYPEEDLIPAKRRFLMFLEQYWGGPTTYGEERGHPRLRMRHQPFRVTPEAKERWLHHMRIAVDALELPPLYEGTLWDYMERAALSMVNSPSEA, from the coding sequence ATGACGATCCCGATTGCCGGCGAACCCCGGCAGCCCAGGCAGCTGATACAGAACGACCCGTTCACCCAGCCCGGGTACACGGATAACTTCTACGACGCCGTGGGCGGCCATGAGACGTTCGTGAAGCTGATTGATGTGTTCTACGACGGCGTCGCGACGGATCCGCTGTTGCGGCCGATGTACCCGGAAGAGGACCTCATTCCGGCCAAGCGCCGCTTCCTGATGTTCCTTGAGCAGTATTGGGGCGGTCCGACGACGTACGGCGAGGAACGCGGGCATCCGCGCCTGCGGATGCGGCACCAGCCCTTCCGTGTCACACCGGAGGCCAAGGAACGCTGGCTGCATCACATGCGCATCGCCGTGGACGCCTTGGAGCTCCCGCCGCTGTATGAGGGAACCCTCTGGGACTATATGGAGCGCGCTGCCCTCTCCATGGTGAACAGCCCGTCGGAAGCCTGA
- a CDS encoding acyl-CoA thioesterase yields the protein MTEAEAELQGLPTQDPTSSLLQLLNLGELEGARTDEDIFMGPSQQQPRQRVFGGQVLAQSLIAGSRTVPDGRSVHSMHGYFLRPGDANKPITFGVQRLRDGRSFSARRVHAYQEGMPILSMIASFQTEDEGLEHESEMPAGIPDPESLPSTADLLGKYDHPVARHWAYERPFDVRHVDPALYVSAKGQKEPRNAVWMKTFGPMPDDPGLHRAALAYASDYTILESILRQHGLSWITPGMSVASLDHAMWWHRPVRVDEWLLYVQESPSAQGARGLATGKIFSRDGRHVATVAQEGMIRVPTDLKNKVKGAVQTKVLQHQMRKADRG from the coding sequence ATGACTGAAGCCGAAGCCGAATTGCAGGGGCTGCCAACCCAGGACCCCACCTCCTCGCTCCTCCAACTCCTGAACCTCGGCGAGCTCGAGGGCGCCCGGACCGATGAAGACATTTTCATGGGCCCCTCGCAGCAGCAGCCCCGGCAGCGCGTCTTCGGCGGCCAGGTCCTGGCGCAGTCCCTGATCGCCGGAAGCCGCACCGTACCCGACGGCCGCAGCGTGCATTCCATGCACGGCTATTTCCTCCGACCGGGTGACGCGAACAAGCCGATCACCTTCGGTGTGCAGCGGCTGCGGGACGGCCGCTCCTTCTCGGCGCGCCGTGTCCACGCCTACCAGGAGGGCATGCCCATCCTGTCGATGATCGCCTCGTTCCAGACGGAGGACGAGGGTCTCGAGCACGAGTCCGAAATGCCGGCGGGTATCCCGGACCCCGAGTCCCTGCCCAGCACCGCCGACCTGCTCGGCAAGTACGACCACCCCGTGGCCCGGCACTGGGCCTATGAGCGCCCGTTCGACGTCAGGCACGTCGATCCCGCGCTGTACGTCTCGGCCAAGGGCCAGAAGGAACCGCGCAACGCGGTCTGGATGAAGACCTTCGGTCCCATGCCGGACGATCCGGGTTTGCACCGCGCCGCCCTGGCCTACGCCAGTGACTACACAATCCTGGAGTCCATCCTGCGCCAGCACGGGCTGAGCTGGATCACGCCGGGGATGTCCGTGGCCAGCCTGGACCACGCCATGTGGTGGCACCGTCCCGTGCGGGTGGACGAGTGGCTGCTGTACGTCCAGGAATCCCCCAGCGCGCAGGGAGCCCGGGGCCTGGCCACCGGCAAGATCTTCAGCCGCGACGGCCGGCACGTGGCCACCGTGGCCCAGGAGGGTATGATCCGGGTCCCCACCGATTTGAAGAACAAGGTCAAGGGCGCCGTGCAGACCAAGGTGCTGCAACACCAGATGCGGAAGGCTGACCGAGGCTAA
- the ettA gene encoding energy-dependent translational throttle protein EttA, translating to MAEFIYTMTKARKAVGEKLILDDVSMSFFPGAKIGVVGPNGAGKSTILKIMAGLDTPSNGEARLSPGYTVGILLQEPPLNEDKTVLGNVQEGVGEIYSKIQRFNEISEEMASPDADYDVLLEEMGQLQEAIDAADAWDLDSQLEQAMDALRCPPPESDVTLLSGGERRRVALCKLLLQKPDLLLLDEPTNHLDAESVLWLEQHLSSYAGAVLAVTHDRYFLDHVAEWIAEVDRGHLYPYEGNYSTYLEKKRARLEVQGKKDAKQAKRLTEELEWVRSNAKGRQTKSKARLARYEEMAAEADRTRKLDFEEIQIPPGPRLGGLVLEAKNLQKGFEDRTLIDGLSFTLPRNGIVGVIGPNGVGKTTLFKTIVGLEPLDGGELKIGDSVKISYADQSRGGIDPNKTLWEVVSDGLDYIQVGHVEMPSRAYVAAFGFKGPDQQKKAGVLSGGERNRLNLALTLKQGGNLLLLDEPTNDLDVETLSSLENALLEFPGCAVVVSHDRWFLDRVATHILAYEGDEENPSKWYWFEGNFESYEENKVERLGPDAAKPHRVTHRRLTRD from the coding sequence ATGGCGGAATTTATCTACACAATGACCAAGGCCCGTAAGGCTGTTGGCGAAAAACTTATCCTCGACGACGTCAGCATGTCCTTCTTCCCTGGGGCAAAAATTGGCGTCGTTGGCCCGAATGGTGCCGGTAAATCCACCATTCTCAAGATCATGGCAGGCCTGGACACTCCTTCAAACGGAGAAGCCCGGCTCAGCCCCGGCTACACGGTGGGCATCCTGCTGCAGGAGCCGCCGCTGAACGAAGACAAAACCGTCCTCGGCAACGTCCAGGAAGGCGTCGGCGAGATCTACTCGAAGATCCAGCGCTTCAACGAGATCTCCGAGGAGATGGCCAGCCCGGACGCTGACTATGACGTGCTCCTCGAGGAGATGGGCCAGCTGCAGGAAGCGATCGACGCCGCCGACGCCTGGGACCTCGACTCCCAGCTCGAGCAGGCCATGGACGCCCTCCGCTGCCCGCCGCCCGAGTCTGACGTTACGCTGCTCTCCGGCGGTGAGCGCCGCCGCGTTGCGCTCTGCAAGCTCCTGCTCCAGAAGCCGGACCTGCTGCTCCTCGACGAGCCCACCAACCACCTTGACGCCGAGAGCGTGCTGTGGCTTGAGCAGCACCTGTCCAGCTACGCCGGCGCGGTCCTGGCCGTAACCCACGACCGGTACTTCCTCGATCACGTGGCCGAGTGGATCGCCGAAGTGGACCGCGGACACCTGTACCCCTACGAGGGCAACTACTCCACGTACCTCGAGAAGAAGCGCGCCCGCCTGGAAGTCCAGGGCAAGAAGGACGCCAAGCAGGCAAAGCGCCTCACCGAAGAACTCGAATGGGTCCGCTCCAACGCCAAGGGCCGCCAGACCAAGTCCAAGGCCCGCCTGGCGCGCTACGAGGAAATGGCTGCCGAGGCAGACCGGACCCGGAAGCTCGACTTCGAAGAGATCCAGATCCCGCCGGGCCCGCGCCTGGGCGGCCTGGTGCTGGAAGCGAAGAACCTGCAAAAGGGCTTCGAGGACCGCACCCTGATCGACGGATTGTCCTTCACGCTGCCCCGCAACGGCATCGTCGGCGTCATCGGCCCCAACGGCGTCGGTAAGACCACCCTGTTCAAGACCATCGTCGGGCTGGAGCCCCTCGACGGCGGCGAGCTGAAAATCGGCGACTCCGTCAAGATCTCCTACGCCGACCAGAGCCGTGGCGGCATCGACCCGAACAAGACCCTGTGGGAGGTCGTTTCCGACGGCCTTGACTACATCCAGGTCGGGCACGTCGAGATGCCGTCCCGCGCCTACGTGGCCGCTTTCGGCTTCAAGGGCCCGGACCAGCAGAAGAAGGCCGGGGTGCTCTCCGGTGGTGAGCGCAACCGCCTGAACCTGGCCCTGACGCTCAAGCAGGGCGGCAACCTGCTGCTCCTCGATGAGCCCACTAACGACCTCGACGTTGAGACGCTCAGCAGCCTCGAAAACGCCCTGCTCGAATTCCCGGGCTGCGCCGTCGTTGTCTCGCACGACCGCTGGTTCCTGGACCGGGTCGCGACCCACATCCTCGCCTACGAAGGCGACGAGGAGAACCCCTCGAAGTGGTACTGGTTCGAGGGCAACTTCGAGTCCTACGAGGAGAACAAGGTCGAGCGGCTCGGCCCCGATGCGGCCAAGCCGCACCGCGTCACCCACCGGCGCCTCACCCGCGACTAA
- a CDS encoding DUF6993 domain-containing protein encodes MPPSASPVVAPPAVAPVQAAGASTAKAPVPAVSMAATAAVATARANLENALRRAFAGGKPGAQQVRDDLVAAGFAAADVQVTAGRTPTGLEADAVEVGVEQGGDCLIAQVRSGEVSVTVLPVLADGRCLVGAAGP; translated from the coding sequence GTGCCCCCGTCCGCTTCCCCGGTAGTGGCGCCCCCGGCAGTGGCGCCGGTCCAGGCCGCAGGGGCGTCTACCGCCAAAGCGCCAGTTCCCGCAGTCAGCATGGCGGCGACGGCGGCTGTCGCCACTGCACGGGCAAACCTGGAGAACGCCCTGCGTCGTGCTTTCGCCGGCGGAAAGCCCGGCGCGCAACAAGTGCGGGACGATCTGGTCGCCGCCGGGTTCGCCGCCGCGGACGTACAAGTCACGGCGGGCCGCACTCCCACGGGCCTGGAGGCCGACGCTGTCGAGGTCGGCGTGGAGCAGGGCGGCGACTGCTTGATCGCGCAGGTACGTAGCGGCGAGGTGAGCGTCACCGTCCTTCCGGTGTTGGCGGATGGACGGTGCCTGGTGGGCGCAGCGGGGCCGTAA